In Candidatus Micrarchaeum acidiphilum ARMAN-2, the DNA window GACAAAGCTGCTAGAAACACCTCTGTACAGCGAATACCTTGGAAACGAATCCAAGGCTTCTGACGCCCTTGGGATAGTTTCTGCTAAGGGCAGGACAATAAAAGCAGAGACTGCCGAAGGTACCAACATATTTTCAAAAAGCAGGATAAACAGCATGGAATTCCTGCGCAAAAGATGGCGGATTGTGTTTGCTACTGCCGCCAGCTGGTTCATACTCGACGCCTCTTATTACGGGACTGCCATATTCACGCCGTACCTGACAACCTTTCTAGGCTTCAGCGGAATTTTCGGGCCTACAGAGGCATCGGCCCTGATACTGCTGCTGGCAGCAGTGCCTGGATACTGGGTTGCCGTGGCGCTTATTGACAGGCAGGGAAGGAAGTCCATGCAGGCAGTTGGCTTTTTCATGATAGCAATGTCGTTCATAGTGATAGCTCTGTTCGGCAAGGCCATGCTCGCATATTCGGTGCTTCTGTTCTTTTTCATTTACGGGCTGTCATTTTTCTTCAGCAATTACGGCCCAAACACAACCACATATGTGTACCCGGTCGAGCTTTATCCGACCCAGCTCAGGGCAAGGGGCCACGGCATCGCTGCCATGTCGGGCAAGTTCGGGGCGGCCATATCCACACTGTTTTTCCCGCTCCTGATAGCCGCGATAGGGCAGTTCAGCCTTCTCGGCGCGCTCGGAGTTCTTGCCTTGCTCGGGTGCGTGATAACTATCGCGCTGCTTCCCGAGACAAACCAGAAATCGCTTTCTGAGACTTCAGCAGAGACAGAGTTCGTAATAATAACTGAAGTGATGGGCTCAGAATTTTCCAGGCTGATGGGCAATATAGTGAAGGGCGCTGATCTGATAGCCGAAACAGAAAAGGACATGTCAAAGAGGAAGGCCAATTTTAAAAGGATGCGGGAGCTCGAGCACGAGGCGGACCTTAACGTCAAGTTCATAATGGAGAACATAATAAACCTGAAGGCAAACGGCACTGCATACATGGACGTGTCGCACCTCGCTTCCAGCCTTGACGACATAATGGATGCAGAGGAAGCCGTGGCTGCAAGGTTCGTGATATTTGATATAGAGAAGGCGGATGGAAGCATGCTTGAAATGATGAATGAGACAAGGCTGTGCATAGACAGTGTATACAAAAGCCTCGTTGCCCTGAGGGACCTTCAGACAGATTCTAGTGTCATGCAGCGCCTCTCAAGTCTTCACGAAGAAGGCGCAAAATACGAGAACAGAGTGGACAACATGCTCAGGGAGGCGCTTGCCTCGGCAATGAAGATGAGCAATGCCAAGACGATAATAAAGTATAAGGAAGTCTATGAGAGGATGGAGATGATAAGCGACAGGTGCATAGACGCGCTTGATGCGATAGGGGATGTGGCGCTTAGGTATGCATACAGGTAACCGCTTCACTTCCTGAGCAGTATCTTCCATACCTCAACTACATCTTCTCCGAACATCTTCGAAGGGGTTTCCATGTACGTGCGCAATTCTACAAATCCGTTCGTCATGCGCTCGGACTGGTTTTCTATGGTTTGATAACTTTTTATGCCACCTGTTTCGCCCACTGTTTCCTTGTCCATGCGGCTCATATAGAAAAATCCGGAAGTGAGACCGTACATTATGGAATTGTTCTCCTTGAAAAGCCTTTCATAAAGCTCGTAAACGTCATTGGCAGGATAGCACGCCTCTATCGAGAACAGGCTTACGAATGCATTGGGCTTGTACGGCACCATCTTGGCTACGTCTTGGGATGCATAATCTGCCTTTATGAAGTTTTTTACAGCACCAGTGTCATTAGAGTCTATCCCGACGTACTTCGAGTAATGGCCATATCTAGAGTATTCGCCTAGGCCGCAGCCGAGATCCATCACCAAAAACCCGCTTTGCGGAGCTAGCCTCTCGAATATTCCAAACATCAAGTCGTGATTTGCGCGCACTTGCGGTTCGACCAGGTAGTCGCGATACATGTCGTAGAATCCCTTAGTGTATCCTGCATTTTTGCTCCCTGGCGCTGAGACTTTTGCCTTTTCAATAGTCATAGAAACACCGTCTGCTTTTGCATTGCATGTGCATATGGCTGGCCCTTTCAGATATAAAATGGTATCGTGCCAGTAAACTGCAAGCGTCAAGTGCGATTGCCGGGATTTGGACCCGGGTTACCGCCTTGGCAAGGCGATGTCCTACCAGGCTAGACTACAATCGCAAATAGCAATCAGCCGAAAAAGCCGCAATGCAGAGTTATTGATTAAAGAAATTATAAAAACATTTTCATTGCCAGAGGGCATAAGAAGCAGGCGCTGCGGCCGGAGTTCCCGGACGCAGCATGTTGATATTACACGACTACCTTTTCTCCAGGCACACGCCTGAATACCTGCACGTCGCCCACGTGGTCTGCGGCAGTCATAAACCTGGTAAGGCGCTCTATCCCAAAGCCTGCGCCTGCCGAAGGTACAAAACCCTTCTTGAGCTGCTCTATGTAGGCATCGTATATGCCAAGCTCGAGCTTGTCCCTGCTCATTCTCTTCATTATTCTGCCGTATTCATATTCGCGCTCTCCTCCAGAAAGGGCTTCCCCATAGCCCTTCGGGTATATCAGGTCGTAGTTGAGGTAGTGCCCGGGTTCCGAATCGTCCTCCC includes these proteins:
- a CDS encoding major facilitator superfamily MFS_1, with product MFFKCWLKFINCLVGLMGVREYLDNSKLSRGHWRITLISGMSFFTDAYDLFVIGIVLLMLRPIFNLTPAGIGIAASAALFGAVVGPLFFGFVGDKLGRKSAYWITVSILIIAALGSATSANLIQLIIWRFVLGIGIGGDYPLSATIVAEYANKRDRGKLISSTFAMQGFGLIAGIAIAFLLLYTGLPTSTIWRLLLAIGAVPTMTILYARTKLLETPLYSEYLGNESKASDALGIVSAKGRTIKAETAEGTNIFSKSRINSMEFLRKRWRIVFATAASWFILDASYYGTAIFTPYLTTFLGFSGIFGPTEASALILLLAAVPGYWVAVALIDRQGRKSMQAVGFFMIAMSFIVIALFGKAMLAYSVLLFFFIYGLSFFFSNYGPNTTTYVYPVELYPTQLRARGHGIAAMSGKFGAAISTLFFPLLIAAIGQFSLLGALGVLALLGCVITIALLPETNQKSLSETSAETEFVIITEVMGSEFSRLMGNIVKGADLIAETEKDMSKRKANFKRMRELEHEADLNVKFIMENIINLKANGTAYMDVSHLASSLDDIMDAEEAVAARFVIFDIEKADGSMLEMMNETRLCIDSVYKSLVALRDLQTDSSVMQRLSSLHEEGAKYENRVDNMLREALASAMKMSNAKTIIKYKEVYERMEMISDRCIDALDAIGDVALRYAYR